From the Streptomyces pluripotens genome, one window contains:
- a CDS encoding amino acid permease, with protein sequence MSSTLFRTKNVEQSIQDTEEPEHALRKSLSALDLTVFGVGVIIGTGIFVLTGQVAKNSAGPAVSLAFVAAGVVCALAALCYAEFASTVPVAGSAYTFSYASLGELPAWIIGWDLVLEFALGTAVVAVGWSGYIRSLLDNAGWHLPDYLAGRDNASGFGFDILAAALVLLLTAILVLGMKLSARITSLVVAIKVVVVLIVIIAGAFFITGTNYSPFIPKAEPVPAGGSLKAPLIQLMFGWAPSNFGVMGIFTAASVVFFAFIGFDIVATAAEETRNPQRDMPRGILGSLFICTVLYVAVAIVVTGMEKYTRLSVEAPLADAFKAVGHPWFAGVISFGAVIGLTTVCMILLLGQTRVFFAMSRDGLLPRFFSRVHPRFKTPHRPTILLGVIIAAIAGFTSLSQLAELVNIGTLFAFVVVAISVVILRRTRPDLPRAFRTPWVPVIPILSVCASLWLMLNLPAETWLRFAIWMVIGLFVYFLYGRTHSQLAVRGQTPAGQAPQPPAGNAPQP encoded by the coding sequence GTGAGCAGCACGCTCTTCAGGACGAAGAACGTCGAGCAGTCCATCCAGGACACCGAGGAACCGGAGCACGCGCTCAGGAAGTCCCTCTCCGCGCTCGACCTGACCGTCTTCGGTGTCGGCGTGATCATCGGCACCGGTATCTTCGTCCTCACCGGACAGGTCGCCAAGAACAGCGCCGGTCCAGCGGTGTCCCTGGCCTTCGTGGCGGCCGGTGTGGTCTGCGCCCTCGCCGCCCTGTGCTACGCCGAGTTCGCCTCCACGGTTCCGGTGGCCGGATCGGCGTACACCTTCAGCTACGCCTCCCTGGGCGAGCTGCCCGCCTGGATCATCGGCTGGGACCTGGTCCTGGAGTTCGCGCTCGGCACGGCGGTGGTTGCGGTCGGCTGGTCCGGCTACATCCGCTCCCTGCTGGACAACGCGGGCTGGCACCTGCCGGACTACCTGGCGGGCCGGGACAACGCCTCCGGTTTCGGCTTCGACATCCTCGCCGCCGCCCTGGTGCTGCTGCTCACCGCCATCCTCGTGCTCGGCATGAAGTTGTCGGCCCGGATCACCTCGCTGGTCGTTGCCATCAAGGTGGTCGTCGTTCTGATCGTGATCATCGCCGGTGCGTTCTTCATCACGGGCACCAACTACTCGCCGTTCATCCCGAAGGCCGAACCGGTGCCGGCGGGCGGCAGCCTCAAAGCGCCGCTCATCCAGCTGATGTTCGGTTGGGCACCGTCCAACTTCGGCGTGATGGGCATCTTCACCGCCGCCTCCGTGGTGTTCTTCGCGTTCATCGGCTTCGACATCGTGGCCACGGCCGCCGAGGAGACCCGTAACCCGCAGCGGGACATGCCACGCGGAATCCTCGGCTCACTCTTCATCTGTACGGTGCTCTACGTCGCCGTGGCCATCGTCGTCACCGGCATGGAGAAGTACACCAGGCTCTCGGTCGAGGCTCCGCTCGCCGACGCGTTCAAAGCGGTCGGGCACCCCTGGTTCGCGGGTGTGATCAGCTTCGGTGCGGTCATCGGCCTGACCACCGTGTGCATGATCCTGCTGCTCGGCCAGACCCGGGTGTTCTTCGCGATGAGCCGGGACGGACTGCTGCCGCGCTTCTTCTCCCGGGTGCACCCGCGCTTCAAGACCCCCCACCGGCCGACCATCCTGCTCGGTGTCATCATCGCGGCCATCGCCGGGTTCACCAGTCTGAGCCAGCTTGCCGAACTCGTGAACATCGGCACGCTGTTCGCATTCGTGGTGGTCGCGATCAGCGTGGTCATCCTCCGTCGGACCCGCCCCGACCTGCCCCGAGCCTTCCGCACGCCGTGGGTGCCGGTCATCCCGATCCTGTCGGTGTGCGCCTCGCTGTGGCTGATGCTCAACCTGCCCGCTGAGACCTGGCTGCGCTTCGCGATCTGGATGGTGATCGGGCTCTTCGTCTACTTCCTGTACGGCCGTACGCACAGCCAGCTGGCTGTGCGCGGGCAGACCCCGGCCGGGCAGGCTCCGCAGCCGCCCGCGGGCAACGCGCCCCAGCCCTAG
- a CDS encoding NTP pyrophosphohydrolase produces MSETPGSSKAPDTPDPNLFLVLVDGANVVGSRPDGWWRDRRGAAERLRDRLAREGLPGSAGPVEIVLVVEGAARGVTSVPGVRVESAPGSGDDRIVELTADQPGRPRLVVTADRGLRRRVTELGAEVVGPRAVLG; encoded by the coding sequence ATGTCAGAAACACCCGGGTCGTCGAAGGCGCCGGACACACCGGACCCGAACCTGTTCCTGGTCCTCGTGGACGGTGCGAACGTCGTCGGGTCGCGGCCCGACGGCTGGTGGCGGGACCGCAGGGGGGCCGCCGAGCGGCTCCGGGACCGGTTGGCGCGTGAGGGGCTGCCGGGGAGTGCGGGACCGGTGGAAATCGTGCTCGTGGTCGAGGGCGCGGCCAGGGGAGTGACGTCCGTGCCGGGGGTACGGGTCGAGTCGGCGCCGGGCAGCGGCGACGACCGGATCGTGGAACTGACCGCCGACCAGCCCGGTCGACCCCGCCTCGTGGTCACCGCTGACCGTGGGCTGCGGCGCCGGGTGACCGAACTGGGGGCAGAGGTAGTGGGGCCTCGCGCCGTTCTGGGCTGA
- a CDS encoding DF family (seleno)protein: protein MDIELLYFVGCPNWHLARERLRQALKAAGHADLEIHLRAVRTDREAQALRFPGSPTIRIGGHDPFPSPAQAYGLTCRVYATPDGLAGAPTVEQLVQVLTSSA, encoded by the coding sequence GTGGACATCGAACTGCTCTACTTCGTGGGCTGCCCGAACTGGCACCTGGCACGGGAACGGCTCAGGCAGGCCCTCAAGGCCGCAGGCCACGCCGACCTGGAGATCCACCTGCGCGCTGTCCGGACCGACCGGGAAGCCCAGGCCCTGCGCTTCCCCGGATCACCCACGATCCGCATCGGTGGACACGACCCGTTCCCTTCCCCAGCCCAGGCCTACGGCCTGACCTGCCGGGTCTACGCGACACCGGACGGCCTCGCCGGCGCACCCACCGTCGAGCAGCTCGTCCAGGTACTCACCAGCTCAGCCTAG
- a CDS encoding 3-hydroxyacyl-CoA dehydrogenase NAD-binding domain-containing protein produces the protein MSTTAELLQQASGLFPDEVVTSAHVRHFDLPSGAGRFALITLDNGLDHTKPTTFGPASLANLNTAIDQVEKEAAEGEIVGAGITGKPFIFAVGADLKGVELLKEHEHALAIGKGGHEVFKRLAGLAVPTFAYYNGAAMGGGVEVGLHCTYRTVSKAIPAFSLPEVFLGLVPGWGGCTLLPNLIGADKAVSVIIENSLNQNKQLKGQQVFDLGIADAIFEGADFLEQSLLWTARVLTGDVEVERPVIDRGEGWDQAVAKGRFIADSKVHGAAPAAYRALDIIAAAKDGDLQQGYDAEDQALADLIMGGELRAGIYAFNLVQKRGKRPAGAPDKNLARPVTKVGVVGAGLMASQLALLFLRRLEVPVVLTDIDQERIDKGVGYVHAEIDKLLGKGRINQDKANRLKALVTGVLDKAEGFSDADFVIEAVFEEMGVKQQVFAEVEAVAPAHAILATNTSSLSVTEMASKLRHPERVVGFHFFNPVAVLPLLEIVRGEKTDDASLATAFAVAKKLKKTAVLVKDAPAFVVNRILTRFMGEIQNVIDEGTPVEVAEKAVEPLGLPMSPLVLLELVGPAIGLHVSETLNRAFPDRFKVSANLKAVVEAGKRGFYVYDSGKPELDPEVAALLKQGDVVLTEDQVRARVLDAVAREIGLMLDEGVVAEAQDIDLCLITGAGWPFHLGGITPYLDREGVSERVNGKKFLAPGVASIPA, from the coding sequence GTGAGCACCACCGCCGAGCTTCTGCAGCAGGCCTCGGGCCTGTTCCCCGACGAGGTCGTCACCAGCGCACACGTGCGCCACTTCGACCTGCCGTCCGGCGCCGGGCGTTTCGCACTAATCACGCTGGACAACGGTCTGGACCACACCAAGCCGACCACCTTCGGCCCCGCCTCGCTCGCGAACCTCAATACCGCGATCGACCAGGTGGAGAAGGAGGCGGCCGAAGGTGAGATCGTCGGCGCCGGCATCACCGGCAAACCGTTCATCTTCGCAGTCGGCGCCGACCTCAAGGGCGTGGAACTGCTGAAGGAACACGAGCACGCGCTCGCCATCGGCAAGGGCGGCCACGAGGTGTTCAAGCGCCTCGCGGGTCTCGCGGTCCCGACCTTCGCGTACTACAACGGCGCGGCGATGGGCGGCGGTGTCGAGGTCGGCCTGCACTGCACATACCGGACCGTCTCCAAGGCGATCCCGGCGTTCTCGCTGCCTGAGGTCTTCCTCGGCCTGGTACCCGGCTGGGGCGGCTGCACGCTGCTGCCGAACCTGATCGGCGCCGACAAGGCCGTCTCGGTGATCATCGAGAACAGCCTCAACCAGAACAAGCAACTCAAGGGGCAGCAGGTCTTCGACCTCGGCATCGCCGACGCGATCTTCGAGGGCGCCGACTTCCTGGAGCAGTCGCTGCTGTGGACCGCCCGGGTGCTCACGGGCGACGTCGAGGTCGAGCGCCCGGTGATCGACCGCGGCGAGGGCTGGGACCAGGCCGTCGCCAAGGGTCGTTTCATCGCGGACTCCAAGGTGCACGGCGCGGCCCCGGCCGCCTACCGCGCCCTGGACATCATTGCCGCCGCCAAGGACGGCGACCTGCAGCAGGGTTACGACGCCGAGGACCAGGCGCTCGCCGACCTGATCATGGGTGGCGAACTGCGCGCCGGCATCTACGCGTTCAACCTCGTCCAGAAGCGCGGCAAGCGTCCCGCCGGCGCCCCGGACAAGAACCTGGCCCGGCCGGTCACCAAGGTCGGTGTCGTCGGCGCGGGTCTGATGGCCTCGCAGCTCGCCCTGCTGTTCCTGCGCCGCCTGGAGGTGCCGGTCGTACTGACCGACATCGACCAGGAGCGCATCGACAAGGGTGTGGGCTACGTCCACGCCGAGATCGACAAGCTGCTCGGCAAGGGCCGGATCAACCAGGACAAGGCCAACCGCCTCAAGGCGCTGGTCACCGGTGTCCTGGACAAGGCTGAGGGCTTCTCGGACGCCGACTTCGTCATCGAGGCGGTCTTCGAGGAGATGGGCGTCAAGCAGCAGGTGTTCGCGGAGGTCGAGGCGGTCGCCCCGGCACACGCCATCCTCGCGACCAACACCTCGTCCCTGTCGGTGACGGAGATGGCGTCGAAGTTGAGGCACCCCGAGCGGGTCGTCGGCTTCCACTTCTTCAACCCGGTCGCCGTCCTCCCGCTGCTGGAGATCGTCCGCGGTGAGAAGACCGACGACGCCTCGCTGGCGACCGCCTTCGCGGTGGCCAAGAAGCTGAAGAAGACCGCGGTCCTGGTCAAGGACGCCCCGGCTTTCGTGGTGAACCGCATCCTGACCCGGTTCATGGGCGAGATCCAGAACGTCATCGACGAGGGCACCCCGGTCGAGGTCGCCGAGAAGGCGGTCGAGCCGCTCGGTCTGCCGATGTCCCCGCTGGTCCTGCTGGAGCTGGTCGGCCCGGCAATCGGCCTGCACGTGTCGGAGACCCTCAACCGGGCCTTCCCAGACCGTTTCAAGGTCTCCGCGAACCTCAAGGCGGTCGTGGAGGCGGGCAAGCGGGGCTTCTACGTCTACGACAGCGGCAAGCCCGAACTGGACCCGGAGGTCGCCGCGCTGCTCAAGCAGGGCGACGTCGTACTGACCGAGGACCAGGTCCGGGCTCGGGTCCTCGACGCCGTGGCGCGCGAGATCGGGCTCATGCTCGACGAGGGCGTCGTCGCCGAGGCACAGGACATCGACCTGTGCCTGATCACGGGTGCCGGCTGGCCCTTCCACCTGGGCGGCATCACCCCGTACCTGGACCGTGAAGGTGTCTCCGAACGCGTGAACGGCAAGAAGTTCCTGGCTCCGGGCGTGGCGAGCATTCCCGCCTGA
- a CDS encoding thiolase family protein, giving the protein MPRTVRDVVFVDGVRTPFGKAGPKGIYHETRADDLVVKAIRELLRRNPGLDPKKIDEVAVAATTQIGDQGLTLGRTAGILAGLPQSVPGYSIDRMCAGALTAVTTTAGSIAFGAYDAVIAGGVEHMGRHPMGEGVDPNPRFVSEKLVDESALFMGMTAENLHDRYPQITKLRADEYAVRSQERAAKAYANGKIQQDLVPISVRRTNPEGGETGWGLVTADEPMRPGTTLENLAGLKTPFRVHGRVTAGNAAGLNDGATASIIASEDFAREHGLPVKMRLVSYAFAGVEPEVMGYGPIPATEKALAKAGLSISDIGLFEINEAFAVQVLAFLDHYGITDDERVNQYGGAIAFGHPLASSGVRLMTQLARQFEEQPNVRYGLTTMCVGFGMGATVIWENPHFEGDK; this is encoded by the coding sequence GTGCCTCGTACCGTCAGGGACGTCGTCTTCGTTGACGGCGTCCGCACCCCGTTCGGCAAGGCGGGCCCGAAGGGCATCTACCACGAGACCCGCGCCGACGACCTCGTCGTGAAGGCGATCCGGGAGCTGCTGCGCCGCAATCCCGGCCTGGACCCCAAGAAGATCGACGAGGTCGCCGTCGCCGCGACCACGCAGATCGGCGACCAGGGCCTGACCCTCGGCCGCACGGCCGGCATCCTCGCGGGTCTGCCCCAGTCCGTCCCGGGCTACTCGATCGACCGCATGTGCGCCGGCGCCCTGACCGCCGTGACCACCACCGCCGGGTCGATCGCCTTCGGTGCCTACGACGCCGTCATCGCCGGCGGCGTCGAGCACATGGGCCGTCACCCCATGGGTGAGGGCGTGGACCCGAACCCGCGCTTCGTCAGTGAGAAGCTGGTGGACGAGTCCGCCCTGTTCATGGGCATGACCGCGGAGAACCTGCACGACCGCTACCCGCAGATCACCAAGCTGCGCGCCGACGAGTACGCGGTGCGGTCGCAGGAGAGGGCCGCCAAGGCGTACGCCAACGGCAAGATCCAGCAGGACCTGGTGCCGATCTCGGTGCGCCGCACCAACCCCGAGGGCGGCGAGACCGGCTGGGGTCTGGTCACCGCCGACGAGCCGATGCGTCCCGGCACGACCCTGGAGAACCTGGCGGGCCTGAAGACGCCGTTCCGCGTCCACGGTCGGGTCACTGCGGGCAACGCGGCCGGTCTCAACGACGGTGCCACCGCGTCCATCATCGCGAGCGAGGACTTCGCCCGTGAGCATGGCCTGCCCGTCAAGATGCGCCTCGTCTCGTACGCCTTCGCGGGCGTCGAGCCGGAGGTCATGGGCTACGGCCCGATCCCGGCCACGGAGAAGGCCCTCGCCAAGGCGGGCCTGTCCATCTCCGACATCGGCCTGTTCGAGATCAACGAAGCTTTCGCCGTCCAGGTGCTGGCCTTCCTCGACCACTACGGCATCACCGACGACGAGCGCGTCAACCAGTACGGTGGCGCCATCGCCTTCGGCCACCCGCTGGCCTCCTCCGGCGTCCGCCTGATGACGCAGCTGGCCCGCCAGTTCGAGGAGCAGCCGAACGTCCGCTACGGCCTGACCACCATGTGCGTCGGCTTCGGCATGGGCGCGACGGTCATCTGGGAGAACCCGCACTTCGAGGGGGACAAGTGA
- a CDS encoding ribonuclease D, whose amino-acid sequence MTDAQDTAADSSLRPRGGTPPDDAGSSVPGAPVPLLEPREGIPPVIADGPALTEVITAFAAGTGPVAVDAERASGYRYGQRAYLVQLRRAGAGTALIDPVACPDLSGLGEALSGVEWVLHAATQDLPCLREIGMVPTGLFDTELAGRLAGFPRVGLGAMVEGVLGYVLEKGHSAVDWSTRPLPEPWLRYAALDVELLVDLRDALEKELDRQGKLEWALEEFSAIAAAPPTEPRKDPWRRTSGMHKVRRRRQLAVVRELWQTRDRIAQRRDVSPGKVLSDAAIVEAALSLPGNVHALAALNGFSNRTGRRQLEQWQAAVDRAKALPDSALPQPGQPVTGPPPPRAWADKDPAAAARLSAARAGVSALAEQLHMPQENLASPDTVRRVCWEPPAVVDAGSVGAALAGYGARPWQVELVTPVLVTALATTGA is encoded by the coding sequence GTGACCGACGCCCAAGACACCGCAGCAGACAGTTCCCTGCGCCCCAGGGGAGGCACTCCTCCTGATGACGCCGGATCTTCTGTGCCGGGGGCACCGGTTCCCTTGCTCGAACCCCGCGAGGGCATTCCACCCGTGATCGCCGACGGACCGGCCCTCACTGAGGTGATCACCGCCTTCGCCGCCGGCACCGGCCCCGTGGCCGTGGACGCCGAGCGCGCCTCCGGCTACCGCTACGGCCAGCGCGCCTACCTGGTTCAGCTGCGCCGCGCGGGTGCCGGTACCGCGTTGATCGACCCCGTCGCCTGCCCCGACCTCTCGGGACTCGGCGAGGCCCTGTCCGGCGTCGAGTGGGTGCTGCACGCGGCCACCCAGGACCTCCCCTGCCTGCGCGAGATAGGCATGGTCCCGACCGGGCTCTTCGACACCGAGCTGGCCGGCCGACTCGCCGGGTTCCCCCGTGTGGGCCTGGGCGCGATGGTCGAGGGTGTCCTCGGCTACGTCCTGGAGAAGGGCCACTCCGCCGTCGACTGGTCCACCCGACCGCTGCCCGAGCCGTGGCTGCGCTACGCGGCCCTGGACGTCGAACTCCTCGTCGACCTGCGCGACGCCCTGGAGAAGGAGCTGGACCGGCAGGGCAAGCTGGAGTGGGCCCTGGAGGAGTTCAGCGCCATCGCGGCCGCGCCGCCGACCGAACCGAGGAAGGATCCCTGGCGCCGGACGTCCGGGATGCACAAGGTACGACGGCGCCGGCAACTCGCCGTCGTGAGGGAGCTGTGGCAGACACGGGACCGGATCGCGCAGCGGCGGGACGTGTCACCGGGCAAGGTGCTGAGCGACGCGGCCATCGTGGAGGCCGCGCTCTCCCTGCCCGGAAACGTGCATGCGCTCGCCGCGCTGAACGGGTTCAGCAACCGAACGGGACGACGGCAACTGGAGCAGTGGCAGGCGGCCGTGGACCGGGCCAAGGCCCTTCCCGACAGTGCGCTGCCACAGCCGGGACAGCCCGTGACCGGGCCGCCGCCTCCTCGGGCCTGGGCAGACAAGGACCCCGCAGCCGCGGCCCGGCTGTCCGCTGCCCGGGCCGGGGTCTCGGCCCTCGCTGAGCAGCTCCATATGCCTCAGGAGAACCTGGCCTCGCCGGACACCGTGCGGCGGGTCTGCTGGGAGCCGCCCGCCGTGGTGGACGCCGGGTCGGTGGGGGCCGCACTGGCGGGCTACGGGGCTCGGCCGTGGCAGGTCGAACTGGTCACCCCCGTGCTGGTGACCGCGCTCGCCACGACCGGGGCCTGA
- a CDS encoding response regulator transcription factor, whose product MSVLLEQPASLVAYRPNKPTAMVVVADPRVRSTVTRHLWALGVRDVIEASSIAEARPRIGNPRDICVADVHLPDGSGLTLLSETRAAGWPNGLALSAADDIGAVRNALAGGVKGYVVTGTRTNIGLPTRPGAAPLGAAARMHRRPPGAPSHPGGYRELSGREVEVLRLVAEGQSNKAIGVSMGLSALTVKSHLARIARKLGTGDRAGMVAVALRTGIIH is encoded by the coding sequence GTGTCCGTTCTCCTTGAGCAACCCGCAAGCCTGGTCGCCTACCGCCCGAACAAGCCGACCGCCATGGTGGTCGTGGCCGACCCGCGCGTCCGCTCCACCGTCACCCGCCACCTGTGGGCGCTCGGCGTGCGCGATGTCATCGAGGCCTCGTCCATCGCGGAGGCTCGTCCCCGCATCGGCAACCCGCGCGACATCTGTGTCGCCGACGTCCACCTGCCCGACGGCTCCGGCCTGACCCTACTGTCCGAGACCCGCGCCGCGGGCTGGCCCAACGGACTGGCCCTGTCCGCCGCCGACGACATCGGAGCGGTCCGCAACGCCCTGGCCGGCGGCGTCAAGGGCTATGTCGTCACCGGCACCCGCACCAACATCGGCCTGCCCACCCGGCCCGGCGCCGCCCCCCTCGGTGCCGCCGCCCGGATGCACCGCCGCCCCCCGGGTGCCCCGAGCCACCCGGGCGGCTACCGAGAGCTGTCCGGGCGCGAAGTGGAGGTGCTGCGACTGGTCGCGGAGGGCCAGTCGAACAAGGCGATCGGCGTCTCCATGGGCCTGTCCGCCCTCACCGTGAAGAGCCACCTCGCCCGGATCGCCCGCAAGCTCGGCACGGGCGACCGGGCCGGCATGGTGGCCGTGGCCCTGCGTACCGGGATCATCCACTGA
- a CDS encoding DUF3000 domain-containing protein, translating into MAGAQGRLSDGADGMDDAKDTAGGRAGSALPPAFRAAVDALRTARVRPQVEVEPTPAPRRLAPHAYALEAVVVDGEQELADGRLVLLHDPAGHDAWRGTFRLVTLVRAELEPEMAADPLLPEVCWSWLTGALQVRGLGYGEPSGTVTRASSHYFGGLAERPPASQIEIRASWTPREGLGGVPDTAAHLASWCDLLAQVAGLPPAGPGDASVVTLPQRRDPKSR; encoded by the coding sequence ATGGCTGGGGCTCAGGGACGACTGTCGGACGGCGCTGACGGAATGGACGACGCGAAGGACACCGCCGGGGGGCGGGCGGGCAGTGCACTGCCGCCCGCGTTCCGGGCTGCGGTCGACGCACTGCGGACCGCACGGGTACGGCCGCAGGTCGAGGTGGAGCCGACGCCCGCCCCACGGCGGCTCGCCCCGCACGCGTACGCGCTGGAGGCGGTGGTGGTCGACGGCGAGCAGGAGCTGGCCGACGGACGGCTGGTGCTGCTGCACGATCCGGCGGGGCACGACGCCTGGCGGGGCACCTTCCGGCTGGTGACGCTGGTGCGGGCGGAGCTGGAGCCGGAGATGGCGGCCGATCCGCTGCTGCCCGAGGTGTGCTGGTCGTGGCTGACCGGCGCGCTGCAGGTGCGTGGCCTCGGGTACGGCGAGCCGAGCGGTACGGTCACGCGCGCGAGTTCCCACTACTTCGGCGGTCTGGCCGAGCGCCCGCCGGCCTCGCAGATCGAGATCCGCGCCTCCTGGACGCCCCGCGAGGGCCTGGGAGGGGTTCCGGACACCGCCGCCCACCTGGCCTCCTGGTGCGATCTACTGGCCCAAGTGGCGGGGCTGCCGCCGGCTGGTCCCGGGGACGCCTCGGTGGTGACCCTGCCGCAGCGCAGGGACCCGAAGTCCCGGTGA
- the hemE gene encoding uroporphyrinogen decarboxylase: MSANASPSGQQPTATYDSAFLKACRREAVPHTPVWFMRQAGRSLPEYRKVREGVPMLESCMRPELVTEITLQPVRRHNVDAAIYFSDIVVPLKAIGLDLDIKPGVGPVVEQPIRTRADLARLRDLTPEDVPYVTEAIGQLTCELGATPLIGFAGAPFTLASYLVEGGPSRTYENAKAMMYGDPGLWADLLDRLADITAVFLKVQIEAGASAVQLFDSWAGALAPADYRHSVMPASAKVFEAVAGYGVPRIHFGVGTGELLKLMGEAGADVVGVDWRVPLDEAQRRVGPGRALQGNLDPTVLFTGKDTVEAKAREVLDAAEGLEGHVFNLGHGVLPTTDPDALTRLVEYVHTRTAR; the protein is encoded by the coding sequence GTGAGTGCCAACGCAAGCCCTTCGGGCCAGCAGCCGACAGCGACGTACGACAGCGCCTTCCTCAAGGCGTGCCGGCGCGAGGCCGTACCGCACACCCCGGTGTGGTTCATGCGCCAGGCCGGCCGCTCCCTTCCCGAGTACCGCAAGGTGCGTGAGGGCGTCCCCATGCTGGAGTCCTGCATGCGGCCCGAGCTGGTCACCGAGATCACGCTCCAGCCGGTGCGCCGGCACAACGTGGACGCCGCCATCTACTTCAGTGACATCGTCGTCCCGCTCAAGGCCATCGGTCTCGACCTCGACATCAAGCCCGGTGTGGGCCCGGTCGTCGAGCAGCCGATCCGTACCCGCGCCGACCTGGCCCGGCTGCGCGACCTCACACCCGAGGACGTCCCCTACGTCACCGAAGCGATCGGCCAGCTCACCTGTGAGCTGGGCGCCACCCCCCTGATCGGTTTCGCCGGAGCGCCCTTCACCCTCGCGAGCTACCTGGTCGAGGGCGGCCCGTCCCGCACGTACGAGAACGCCAAGGCGATGATGTACGGCGATCCCGGGCTGTGGGCCGACCTGCTCGACCGACTCGCCGACATCACGGCCGTCTTCCTGAAGGTCCAGATCGAGGCCGGTGCCAGCGCGGTCCAACTCTTCGACTCCTGGGCCGGTGCACTGGCCCCGGCCGACTACCGGCACTCGGTCATGCCCGCCTCCGCGAAGGTCTTCGAGGCGGTCGCCGGCTACGGCGTCCCGCGCATCCACTTCGGCGTCGGCACCGGTGAACTGCTGAAGCTCATGGGCGAGGCCGGCGCGGATGTCGTCGGCGTCGACTGGCGCGTCCCGCTGGATGAGGCACAGCGGCGTGTCGGCCCCGGCCGGGCGCTCCAGGGCAACCTCGACCCGACGGTGCTGTTCACCGGCAAGGACACGGTCGAGGCCAAGGCCCGCGAAGTACTGGACGCGGCCGAGGGCCTGGAGGGCCACGTCTTCAACCTCGGGCACGGTGTCCTACCGACCACCGACCCGGACGCATTGACCCGGCTCGTGGAGTACGTCCACACCCGGACCGCGCGCTGA
- a CDS encoding rhomboid family intramembrane serine protease: MVIPVHDVNPARRTPWVTYALIAANVIVFLSTPGLTGSVAGGGDLAQLCRLHAFLDHYALVPRELIHHRMSQSVPTGDVGVGPAGPGCIVGPPPYGKSPVLSVFTAMFLHGSWLHLLGNMLFLLIFGNNVEDRMGHIRYVLFYVVCGYAAGYGFALLNDASGDPLIGASGAIAGVLGAYLVLYPKARVWVLVPFLVFLPLRLPAWLVLGFWFVLQAVYSSGGVVFGAGTVAYAAHVVGFVTGMLLALPLKPGTPPPPEPPGLLFGRQARPRYTG; this comes from the coding sequence GTGGTCATCCCCGTCCATGACGTGAACCCGGCGCGCCGCACCCCCTGGGTGACGTATGCCCTCATCGCGGCCAACGTCATCGTGTTCCTCTCCACGCCCGGCCTTACCGGTTCCGTGGCAGGCGGCGGTGACCTGGCGCAGTTGTGCCGTCTGCACGCCTTCCTGGACCACTACGCGCTGGTCCCGAGGGAGTTGATCCACCATCGGATGTCGCAGTCGGTCCCCACCGGCGATGTGGGGGTGGGCCCGGCCGGCCCGGGATGCATCGTCGGCCCGCCGCCCTACGGCAAGTCCCCCGTACTGTCCGTCTTCACGGCGATGTTCCTGCACGGCAGCTGGCTGCATCTGCTGGGCAACATGCTCTTCCTGCTGATCTTCGGCAACAACGTCGAGGACCGGATGGGCCACATCCGCTACGTCCTGTTCTACGTCGTCTGCGGCTACGCGGCCGGGTACGGCTTCGCGTTGCTCAACGACGCCTCCGGCGACCCGCTGATCGGTGCGTCCGGCGCGATCGCCGGGGTCCTGGGTGCCTATCTGGTGCTGTACCCGAAGGCCCGGGTCTGGGTCCTCGTCCCGTTCCTGGTCTTCCTCCCGCTGCGACTGCCCGCCTGGCTGGTGCTGGGCTTCTGGTTCGTGCTCCAGGCGGTGTACTCCTCCGGGGGCGTGGTCTTCGGCGCCGGAACCGTGGCGTACGCGGCTCATGTGGTCGGGTTCGTCACGGGCATGTTGCTCGCCCTACCGCTCAAGCCCGGCACCCCTCCCCCGCCGGAGCCGCCCGGCCTGCTGTTCGGCAGGCAGGCACGGCCCCGGTACACCGGGTGA